Below is a window of Garra rufa chromosome 24, GarRuf1.0, whole genome shotgun sequence DNA.
ACAGAGTAATAAGTCAGTGTTTTAGGAGTGTCCTGATTTCGGATTTCAGGAATGATTTTTAACAAGCAAGACCAAGAGGTACGAGATATGGGCTATCATAAGCACGCTTTCAACGTTCTCATCAGTAACCGGCTTGGCTACCACCGAGATGTCCCTGACACCAGGAATGACAAGTACGAACATCTATCTGTGTACTAACCACTTGCTAAAATCATTATACTGTTAACTGTTTTTGAAAATGTATGTGACCCTTTCCCTCCCCCTCTCTATGATGGTGAGTAAAAAATTATAGAATGTTCGTTTTCAGGTAAAccattatttaagacctagagaAATGAGCATTTTATGAGGTCAAGGTGCACACGGTTTTGTGTAAAACATGCCATATTGTATGAAAGGAGGTGAAGGGACATGTGATTTGGTGTGATACTCCTGTAAATCATCACATGAATACTGTTCCCAACAGATGCAGAGACCGAAACTATCCCGTGGCCTTGCCCACAGCCAGCATAGTGATCTGCTTCTACAATGAGGCGTTCTCTGCCCTTCTTCGGACCGTTCACAGTGTGCTGGATCGCACACCAAACTACCTGCTCCATGAGATCATACTGGTGGACGACCACAGTGAACTGGGCAAGCTGCTTTACTTCTCTAAACATCTCAAGTCGTTTCTTCTCATTTTGGTTCACTGAAGCAAAACATGATAAATAATTGACAAGTTGGAACTGTCCTAATGTCCTAAACCTTAGTGAGCTACCTCACTGTCAAGAAACTCGACTAGCGCTCATGATCTCCTTACACAAGCGACTCAACTAACACTCATTTAGCACGTTTGCATGTTCCAAAGGTGAAGACTTGATTCACTTATAAACGTAAAACCCATAACACTGGAAGTGGGAGAAAATTTAATGACATTCTGAGTGTcaatattatatttacatttttaaagttttggTAAAATAGACTTAAATTCAAAGCAAGTCTGTGAAAGGATGGAATATACTGTAGAATTAGGTCAACACTCAATTAACTGTCCAAGAAAAGAATATAACTGCGCAAAGCACTGAAGACAAAAAAGTGTGTAAGAGACCTTAATATATCACTGTTTGTAGGGCTGCAACAATTAATTGAACGATGttatgaggcgcgtttagtcaatgaagccggtactttgattagtagtaaatccccatcacgtgcgttcagctggagcggcaattcaaacaccccgccgtaaatcactgacaagccacgccaaatcgcgctcaaaatcgaattcgatttttAGCGCAATTTGgtgtggcttgtcagtgatttaaggctgtgtgtattaactgccgctccagctgaacacACGTgttctggttgaataaaagtaactttaaaactctattttaaaggaacactccactttttttggaaataggctcatctatgctaaaagtgatatcgccaagATAGGAAAACGGCTGaacggatttcaaaacggtaaaactcaacttattaactccgggggagttggagaatgagcctatttccaaaaaaagtggagtgttcctttaacttacTATGACTCATCTGTTTCAGTTATATTAAGCCTAAAAGTTCTGCATAaataagggcgtggccacttgggAGACAGGTGGAtcgccgctgctgtcaccactgttgtGCTAGGTGGGCATGGTTTCAgtaaccagctccacccacgtcccgcatTATTGTCCATTTTTGATTATCCTTGAGTGACGCgcagtgacgcgattccaagatggcgacggctgaCTACTGCCCACTTTGAGCTTCAAAAATGTTCTTCAGAAActtacgggtgacgtcacggacattacgtccatattttttacagtctatgatctTAGTACACAATGTAACTACagaagtcaagttttaaataggaaacatATCGaaactctttggtcatttttgagcgAGATGCTAACGGTCTAATCAGATTCaattatctatgctaagctatgctaaaagtgctaCCGCCAGACCCGGATATCTGCTGAATGGATTcgaaaacggtaaaactcaactgcTTAACTCTAGGGGAGTTGAAAAATTAGCCTATTTTTTAAAATAGTGGAGTGTTTCTTTAAGAGTTggggggcagccatggcctaaagtcggacttgtaacccaaaggttgcaggttcgagtctcaggtccggcagggattgtaggtcgGGGGAGTAAattaccagcactctctccaccctcaattccacgactgaggtgagtcccttgagcaacaCACTGAActcccaactgctccccgggcgctgcagcgatagcaatatggctgcccactgctccgggtccgtgttcacggtgtgtgtatgtgttcactactgtgtgtgtgcacttggatgggttaaatgcggagcacaaattccgagtatgggtcacatacttggcctcacgtcacgtCCTTTCACGTCACGtcctttcctttaaaaaaaaaaagaaatgaagaaaGCTAAAAAAGGGTCGCTGGATGTTTGACTGATGTTACTTTGTATGTCTGACAGATGATTTGAAGGAAGACTTGGATTCTTACATACAGCAGCACCTGCAGAAGAAGGTGAAGCTAGTTCGTAATGAGAAGAGGGAGGGGCTGATCCGTGGAAGGATGATTGGGGCATCGCATGCTACAGGTCTGACCTGGCTTCACAAAAACTAAATTCCAAACTAAgatttttgttcatcttcaaaacataccaataaaaaatattttgaggaaGTCTTAACATTATAATCTGTATTAAAAGCTTGTGCAACCTAAATTTTGACACTTTAAACAGCTGTTTAATCCAAGACTTTGACATAATATGATAAACAGAACACTGATGTGCATACATAAACCACATAAAATATGATCAACGGAAGCTCAGCTGTACCTCATTGGTTCTCACGTGTAAAGCATGCAAGTTTGAGCTTTATTTGATTTTGTGGTTTACCTATTTTGtagtacattattattattgcaatacTAATGTCTTTCTTTAATGAATTGTTTAATTTACACTACAACTCAAAAGTTTCTTAaactaagattttttatgtttctaaataaGTCTccgatgcatttatttgatctaaagtacagcaaaaacagtaaagttttgaaacatttttactatttaaaagaactgctttctatttaatataaattaaaatgttatttatccctgtaattttaaatgttttagtatcattactccagtcacatgatccttcagaaatcattctaatattctgattttctgctcaatacacttatacttattattattatgttgaaaaccactGAGTagaatttcaggtttctttagaGAAGTAGAAAGTgtagaagaatagcatttatctaaaatattcctttgtaacattataaatgtctttatcataacctttgattaatttaaagcatattTATAAAGCACAAAAAAGTATACTGACTCAAAAgcttgttacaaaagctttttttttttcagataaatgctaatctttggatctttctattaatcaaagaatcctgaaaaaaaaactgttttaaatattgctgaTAATAAATTTTTTTCCCCTTGAATagcaaaaatgattttttttaaatgatttctgaaggatcagtaaTGATCAGTAATGAATTTGTAATGAATGATTTTGGttggatcacagaaataaatagctattttttttaaatatatttaaatagaaaacagtttttttaaacagtaaaaaaatttcagatttttacagttttgttgtactttggatcgaataaattctggcttggtgagcagaagagacttctttaaaaagcattaaaaatcttactgttcaaaaactttagaaGTGTATATATAATTGAATAAATTAATAGTTTctctgcattattattattattattattattattgttgttgttattacaaCTATATACTCTTCAGTAAGACCGTCTTCATCTCTTTTTCTTTCAGGTGAGGTGTTGGTGTTTCTGGACAGTCACTGTGAGGTGAATGAGGCATGGCTCCAGCCTCTGCTCACACCCATCAAAGAGGACAGAAAAACCGTGGTTTGTCCAGTCATCGACATCATCAGCGCAGACACACTAGTATACAGCCCTTCTCCTATCGTGCGGGGGGGATTCAACTGGGGCTTGCACTTTAAATGGGATCCAGTGCCCATGTCTGAACTCAACAGCCCTGATGGATCCATCAGGTATTTCCTAATGCTAAGATGAAAACGTTCTGCACAATTTTCCATTTTGCAAAGAAATGTTATAATATTTTGCTTTGAGTTTATTAAGTACCAAATATACATGGGGTAACAAAACAACATATTCTATTTGTGACATTGCAATATCGTTTTTTTGACACTGCACACCCCTATGTAACACTGTACCGTGCACACTGCTGCATATCCAGTCCCTGAAGCTGCTTTCATGGACAGGGAAGAGGGCCAACACTTTAACCCTGGAGTCATAGACTGTCCTGTTTGGAATCAGTCCTGCCAAATGGATTCTTGGCACAGAATTTGAACCGCAGAGTTGTCTGCCCTTTCGCCCTTTCATGTACATGACCAGTCGTAATGTTTAGACACTTCTACTCGTTCTCTTTCATTACTATTTTGCAGATTTTAAAATAATAGAGATGCCAAATCAAAGTATGGGACTTATTTAGTGACCGAAATATTAAGTTTTGTACAAAAACAATTATATCTGTCTTGCATATGCCTTTAGATTATTGGTGTTTTACtatcatgtaaaaaaaacatCCAATTTGTTCATAATTTTGCTGGTAGTGCAAACAGCCCGACTGTGGTGAATTGTGATATGACTCTATGTTTCTCTGCAGGTCTCCCACGATGGCAGGTGGGCTGTTTGCCATGGACAGGAATTATTTTTACGAGCTTGGTCAGTATGACCGCGGCATGGACATCTGGGGTGGAGAGAACTTGGAAATCTCTTTCCGGGTAAATGGATTGTGTGTACATTAAGATACATTGTttgatctttttttctttttttttttttttagtccagGGTTCCTAGACAGGGGTTTACTAACCCCTGGGGGTTCATGAGGGAACAGCAAGAGATGATGAAaagttaataattattaaaactgaatgtaacatttaaaaaaatagtgcTGCACAATTAAATGTTGATTATCAAAATCAAAGGCtgcaatataattaaataaagccCGGCGTACACTGTGCGATTTTGGCCACGATTTGGCCATCTGAGACTCATTTTGAAAATCCTAAAAGATTTCTATAATCCTAGGCTAAAATCTGTAGTGTTTGATCGTTAGTTTAACATGTTCACTGATAGCTGATTAATGGCTGTTGCAATCAAATTTTACCTCCAGCAAAATTCTGGCAGTGTCAGAAGTTTTGGCGCACAGTCCTGCAGTGTGACTTCTCCTACAAAGAACGCCAAACTGTCTTCATTTTTCAAGACGAGTCATGATCAGAATTAATGCTAGAAATTTATTCTATCCACATAATATCCGGCACTCCTGTCCTTCGCTCACACAATTCATCTAATATATTTCCTTTGCTATGATAAACACTGGTTGCACCGCTGTTTTCATGTGGGTATGTAGTGCTGCTTACACAAAATTCTTCTTAAATATGCCGGTATTGCCACCGTTTATATACTTTtcattagaggtcgaccgatgtatcggttttgccgattaatcggcaccgatagttgattggccgacctaTCGTTTATCGGCAAAAACCCTCGCCGATattttttccgggttgcgttctttgctgaagcggctcacgctccgctgtcatagagtatgagaggttaagccccagaccaatatttaatgtcaggattgttaccatatatttgtattgatttatatccagctgttcATATTCTTAggcagcaaagttgcagatttaaagacgtgacatgagaaagcaaactgttcattcagccgacagaatcctgccgagtcacagcggcgccatagttttacagattacagatctgtcccaaatcattgttaatgttcataaagacttgaccctgggctggaagattgagcaaaatatattttttatttctgtagctctaataatgtctgtatgcttcatatagagctataatttcatgttttagccttttcgtcaggcagcggaagcatggtagttacgcactttattttacaatgccattttcctgttcttttattttaataactgatcaacaaaaatatctattaaaaattaagataaaaattatacaaaacgaatttcgtttaagaagggattttccacaaataaaaacgtacaaagtggtcaaaaattgtgtctgaccctctcaaattctcccggcgtattgccgtccaattcataccacgtcctttatgacatttacaaattacacaaacttctctgtaattaatatattaacctgaaacaaaacaaataatatttaaacaaatgtaaaacagaaaagaaattgtttctgaaatggctgcaattgacgatatagatcgcactttctctttccgtttgatctgttctttaatctaacctttgccgctttttttttatcattcttgaagtaaacatttgcccatttggtgattaaataaactgttttagatttctgcttgaactacacaacgtgtcctgtgtgtgttggatacctgcaagttatccgttaacacagcgctgcacttttgtccggtttcattaagggtgggtaaaaaaaaaaaaaaaggattctcggatgcatcgcaatcctctcttcaatgagcgtgtGTTTTCCTTGCaaatggcacgtgtgcgcgctagagacgcggcgggcttcattgcacaggatttgcactgtgagctacatgtgcattgtttgacagtgtgaactttcaaccgcagatttttactttacatatgccttcatttctgccgtttgtaatgcagtactattagatgcacaaaactcgcgcactgacagactttcacttgtgctttgggtttgttcgtcctaaaaagctcgattgcggatgcggttaaatgcacttgcatttttcgaatacttttatacgaaacttaTGTACAGTAGcctacagtcagttatgtttttagagcaggacaaaacatttgatatatcgaagtagatctgtgcattcgttttaatgcagcctgttaaagaagctactgtctacgatctcatcagtaataatcaaatgataaagaaaaaagaacacttattttaaataagtaattgtttaaaaaagtagcCAAATCAATtagatataaaatgtaaatgaaaatttagccatgtgcagtaatattgaaaactgagaatgtgacgcatggttatatttagttgatattgaaaattttaattaaactgaattttaatttaagatggcagtaggcctaaagagattccaaatataaacaaaaaggcataaaacctgcaattttacatattgttaaaatataaagattcacacccctttacaatgagcccatttgtaacatcaactaagattgatgaaagctgtagaatagaagtattgttccttgttagagtctgttaatttcaacattttctgtaatattgttaaattttgaagtttattttgttaacattaatgaactatgaaataactttaatgatcaatatataattaatattaatatttgtatttatttacaaagtatggtttagtatttttttttttaaatagtagattactattttagttgccgttcagtatccattttcaaaaactatcggttaattaatcggtatcggccagtgtggtccaacctagctatcggtatcggtaaaaaccaatatcggtcgacctctacttttCATAATAACCAACATTTCAGCCCCGCAATGTAATGCAGCTTGCAGCCTCTCAGCGGTTATAGGTTGATAATAACTGATATCCCACAGTGTGACATGATCAGCATGTTCGCACAGTCTGACAAGTACAATCCTAAAGGAAAAAATCACACAAGTGTGCGCTTGGCTTAACTCCATCTCAGCAAGTGCTGTGAATTTAACATGCATTTGGAAATGCTGCTTGTAAATTTGTATCGAAGCCTTTAATATTAGTTGGTTCTTGTAAAGGGTGCACTCAAGTGTGAACAGTAGTGTCTTTGTTATTTGTAGTAgctatataaaatgtaatttaatataaaatgtctCATCACATTTCAACTATTGAAACAAAATGCAGCAAAAGGAGTAGATATTTTGTTTACCTGCAAGTCAACCAATATAACCAATAGAAAACTATGAAAGCAAATGTGTCATTACATTTATTGAAATTCTCCTCAGGGtgtattttaaaggtgccatagaatgcattgatacaatattttaaattgttctctgatatctatatAGAAGGTATTTGGCATAAGAAAATTCATAATATTTGGCAAAAATTTggcagaaatggttttacaggtccatttacacccctaggatttgtccctagaatgaaatggtctgttattaccttatttggaaggttcatgaataataatgataagctctgctctgattggccattTCACATAggggctcatttcagtagcttgcacatggaggaaaatatatatttaatcacggagctcgaAACGCTATTAATATGCAgctcattgaaactgccgttttgaatgcgtgatcattttactttcgcttttgtgctctgtgtaacgttatactacagcagtagtacttaccacataagtttagatacttgttagtgatgctcaggatctgtaaatcattcgccatcgtccacgcagtcatctctccgtttCTGTGGTAAGTTAAATCTTATGTaatgcaatgtaacaggctaccgctaacagtaagctaaccatgtcccttcagtggcttgtcTTATTCTATTAGaatgccttatttgttttccttgcctttctgagttacagacaccaaccatccctgcacgtaacatctcctgcacaacctggaacataacatttatttccgtgatctgccattttcactattgtcctagctttattttttcacaatagcctagctgcagaacttctgatgattcggctatgcaaatgttgggggcgtaactattaactatttttcagtggtcttttgcaaacagcaGATTTATGTAAGAaagaggaaacaatggtgtttgagactcatggtatgtcatgtccatgtacagaactgttattattcaactatgccaaggtaaatacagttttccattctatggcacctttaagtaaaCATTTCACTTTTAAGAGGTTTGGCTGACGAataagtttgggaacccttggtttataaatttttatttaatcttgGTAACCAAAAATATCCTCACTtggtttaaaatatttgtttccatCAGATTTGGATGTGTGGAGGCCAGTTACTGATCGTTCCCTGCTCCAGGGTGGGGCACATCTTCCGCAAGCGCCGACCCTATGGGTCACCTGGAGGTCAGGATACAATGGCCCACAATTCCCTGCGTTTGGCCCATGTCTGGATGGATGACTATAAGGTGGAGATCAATAACATAATActtttataaaaataacaataaaatattatGCATGTTGCAAATGGTACTTATTAACTGTTCTTTCTTTTAGCATTTGTATGCAAGAGAGATTGTAATATTTGAAGCTTAGCACCAGTGTGCAAGGGAATCTGTTTCCTGGAAGAACAGCCAGTTATACATCATTGTCTGAATGAGTGGACATTTCATGATAGTTGCTTAGGTTTTTTAGTCAAtattgtagttttattttattttttgagccAGGTCTCATTAaggattgacattttttttttctttaaaaaaaaacttatttgtgGTCTAGAGGACAAATTGCTGAAAGTCAGAGGCAGTCTCCAAATTTTGGGCAGTCGGAAATTGACTGATTTCTCTGTAACCATTTACAAATCTGGAAAGTGTGTGACACATAGTGTTTTATAATAGTTGTATAGTGTGTTCCAGCCCTAAATTTGTGGTTTTCACTGACAATCTCTTTTAGAGTATGAAGTGTGACCTTTTATTGTAAAAACAGATAAGAGCAGGTATTACATGGTTTTTTGCTTTAAGAGAAATTAGCATGTACACCCTGACCCTGATTCTTTAAGGTCACTCAATAAATTGATTGTTTTTGTCGGGTTTGACATTGACAGCTGTGGTGCTGTCGTTCACTGCTGTTGGCAACACGTGCAGTGCGGTTCATTGCATGATGGAGATGTGTGAAATTCTTCATGCGTTTTTGAATTTTACAGCTGCGTCCATCCTGCAGAACTTCAAAGGCTTGTCATAATTGGCTCCTCGTCTAAGAGATAATTGCCCCAGTTAGAGGAGAACGTAATTACCTGTGTTAGACACATTAATGCTCTGCTTCAACTGGTTATTCTCAAGATTCTGTTTAACAGTGTCAGCTACTTTCTCAGCAATATTGGTTTAGTCTTTTTctgttgctcttttttttttttgcttcagtgaTGTGTAAATACTGTTGAGTTATTTTCCAGCCAGTGTGGGAGTTTTTATTTTTCGCTATGCTGTTTGCATGTCCTTTTTACTTGATGGTACTTCATTATGAATAACTCTGACATCAGTTCAAGTACACATAATGTAACACTTGAGTTCTTAACAGTTACACCATGTCGGTTCACTCATTTCATTGCAGTGTATTCTAGAATTTGCTATACTTATTGTATATGATGCATAAATTAGTGTATCAAGCAAAACTGTGACTAGCTGTTGGAACAGGCTTGACACTGGGATGACACCTATGATGCCTAAAAATGATGTCTAGGTGGGTGACTGACTAGTTTTTGGACAGGAGTTAAACTGTCTGTTCCGAGCGCATATGCCAACTATTTCCCCTGGTGGTAATAGCTTACAATTGGTGATCAGCTCAACTGCAATCTTTAGAGGCAGTGATGCACTGCCTCTTatagggttcgtacaaggtgtttaaagtgcttgaagtacttgattTTAACTTaagaatttgaatttgaaataaGTGTTTCACGGATTCATGGAATtcaaaaaaacactctttttgcttatttcagttattATTAGAAACCAATCAAGCTAAGcaagtagtactgacagtgtcatgAAAAACAAGGCTGAAGATGTGAAAAGAAGGAACAGATGAATCAAATCATTTACAACCAAGTCATTTAAGCTGGAACTGCTctaattgattcaaactcgtgacttcaaTCATTCATTtgaagcgattcactagcaaaaagcAGGctaaattaaaagagccattcattttcaaattttgACATTGCTTGTAAcggttttaaaaagcacatagtgaTGGGTGAAATGGAGATTTACGAAACGCCGAATCATGTAAAACCATTGCATCACAAaatcaggggcgccgctaagggggggtaagttaggacaattAAGGGCCCACacactttaggggcccccagagatctgctttagtgtggtagggggggcccaacttcatattttgtcatagggccaaaaattgcgagcggcgcccatGCACAAAATTATTAACTATTTCAAATTGCTCCAATCGGATTGCTTTGTTTCGGATTATTTAATTTAGGTCGGGACTTCTGAGTGtaacgcaaatcatttgatttagatcagagtgGGCTGATGAATCACAGCGATTTGaatgatttaattttaaataacacAAAATTCACAATACATGGTTTGAAGCATATTTCAGAgagtggattgtgaatcatttgattcaggttgtGATTTTGGTGCGGGTTCATTaataatcatttgtttcagatgagGATTTCATAGCTattttgcaaatgttttttttttttttattcttaaacagttgaaaacatcaaaccattaatgcAGTATGGTTACCaaaaaaagtatacacaaatccAAATCCCTTAGTATATAATagttatagtaaaagtgtagtcactttttttgtcttttttttttatgagtaCATTTTTAATTATCTATTTCTCAAGGAAGACCTTGTTCAATAAGCGAGacctctgattgaagtccttgcaaataaaaaaaagtagtgcttgaaaagtccttgaaagtcctggaatttcattttacagtatctgtatgtAACCTGCTCTTAGTTCTTGTGggaattttaaaaaataacaataaaactaAGAACTGAAATACAAAAAGACTGTCATGTCAACATACATCAGAGAAGCATGAATATTGACCTAAagttacagtatgtcacaaaagtgagtacacccctttcatttcagcaaccattttagtatttaGTCTTCtgaagggacaatactatagaaatgaaacttggatacattttagagtagtcaatgtgcagcttgtatagcagtatagatttactttCCTCTAagaataactcaacatacagccattattgtcaaaatagctggcaacaaaagtgagtacactctaagtgataacagcagtatgttgtttaaccatgcaaagccgcatgtcctattcatcatgtttatgtttgtgTTTGCTTGAGagaaccatacaaagttgtgtatcttgtattagagcagttaaaattaggtgctttaagtacaattctctcacactgaccactggatgttcaacatggcaaagaactctctgaggatttgtgaattagaattgttgctctccacaaagatggccaaggctattagaggttcagtagtctcgcgtagccagaccgaAAATAAAAGCGACACTCGTGTGTTTTGgtaatccgatcaaattcaactaatcagatcacgacttcgacattcctgaagtgtttccagttaagtg
It encodes the following:
- the galnt11 gene encoding polypeptide N-acetylgalactosaminyltransferase 11, producing the protein MGSVTLRYFCYGCLFTSVTWSILLFLYFNLSQESRLPFKNVPIQGQHRFQPRFTRGPAIHRKDGSQVKGKGHEALKPDLSPELGMIFNKQDQEVRDMGYHKHAFNVLISNRLGYHRDVPDTRNDKCRDRNYPVALPTASIVICFYNEAFSALLRTVHSVLDRTPNYLLHEIILVDDHSELDDLKEDLDSYIQQHLQKKVKLVRNEKREGLIRGRMIGASHATGEVLVFLDSHCEVNEAWLQPLLTPIKEDRKTVVCPVIDIISADTLVYSPSPIVRGGFNWGLHFKWDPVPMSELNSPDGSIRSPTMAGGLFAMDRNYFYELGQYDRGMDIWGGENLEISFRIWMCGGQLLIVPCSRVGHIFRKRRPYGSPGGQDTMAHNSLRLAHVWMDDYKEQYFALRPELRNRDYGDISERVAIRKRLQCQSFKWYLDNIYPEMQVSSPHKPQQPVFINKGLKRPKVLQRGRLRNLLADKCLVAQGRPSQKGGAVVVRDCDPQDPEQEWAYDEEHELILAGLLCLDMSEIRSSDPPRLMKCHGSGGSQQWTLGKNNWLYQVSVGQCLAVADPLSIKGYVTMAICDDSRSQQWQLEG